The genomic interval TCCGGTAGTGAGGACCTTACTTGCGTAAAAGCTAAAGCAACCCAAATCTCCTATTGTTCCGGTTTGTTTTTCATTATATAAAGATCCAAGTGATTGACATGCATCTTCTACTACTTTTATTGATTTATCTTTTGCAATCGTATTTAGCTTATCCATATTAGAAGGATGGCCATACAAATGTACGGGTACAATCGCCTTTGTCTTGTCTGTAATTTTCTTTTCAACATCAGCGAAATCAATTGTATAATCATCAATGTTTATGTCTGCAAATACCGGTTTAGCACCAGTGGCGACGACAGAATTTGCCGTTGCTACAAAAGTAAAGGATGGAAGTATCACTTCATCTCCAGGTTTAATTCCTAAAGACAATAAGGAAGCATGTATCGCAGATGTTCCTGAATTAACTGCAATTACGTGTTTTACATTGAGATATGATTTTAAAAGATTTTCGAAATCTTGAACACGTTTTCCGCCATTTTTGGCAGGAGAAGTTAAAGAGTTTTCAGCAAGTACGTTTAATACTTCTTGCTTGGCATCATCATCCAACCAAGGCTTGTTAATAGGAATCATAATTGAATTACTATGATTACAGATATAAAAATCAGTAAGAGAATAATATGAAAACTATCTGGGCTTGAGGATCGATATACACCCAATAATAGAAGTTCATAAAAAAAATAATCATCACAATATGATATTATTATTATCATTTTCATCGAATTGGAGTTATATTTTCTAAGACTAGATAAGTGGTTAAAATATAATAGAGGGCGACATTAAGTAATTTTAGTGCAGATGTGGCAGAGTGGTCATCCTAAATCATATTTTTTAGGACCATAATAATGCGTCGGCCTTGAGTTGATCAAGGTAGATTACATGTAAGCCGATTCGCCTTACGGCGAGCAGGAGTTCAAATCTCCTCATCTGCGCTCAGTTTTTCTTAATACAAATAGTCTAAGTTACTTAACAACAAAGTTGTATCTTTTCAGAAACTAAAATATATAATCATGTGAGGAGGAAGTTGCTTAATCCACATAGATATCAATAAAAACAATAAAAACATGAATGAGTAAAACAATATTTTATAATGTGGCCTGACACAACATGTATTATATAAAATAAGATGAAAAAATATACGGGTATTATAATTGGAATTATTGTGGTAGCGATAAGCATCTACACGATATCAAATACTCCATCAGATACCACAATTTTACTGCCTTCACCTAACTTTGAAGATAGAGAATCGGCCGTAAGAGTTATGGCAGAGGGTTTAGAATACCCTACGAATATTATTGTTTTACCTGATGAGAGAATAGTGTTAACTGAACAAACCGGAAAAACTTTGATCTTTAATAGCAACGGAACGTTGCTAAATACAATTCAATTACCCGATAATTATTTTGAAGAAGGTGCAGGCCTATTAGGATTGACCGCGGACCCTCAGTTTGATAGCAATCATTTCTTGTATCTATATTATACTTATACAAAGAACGACAATAACAGTAACAACAGCGCCAGCAACATATTCAATAAAGTAATCAGAGCACAGGAAAAAAATAATTCACTAGTTGACATACAGACGATTATAGACAACATCCCCGCTTCAAAACTCCATAACGGTGGGGCAATCAAATTCGGACCTGATGGAAAATTGTACATTAGTGTAGGCGACACAACGGATTCAGAATTATCTCAGAATTTATCTAGTTTTGCAGGAAAAATTCTTCGTTTAGACCCTGATGGAACTATTCCAAATGACAATCCCTTTGATAATTCTTCAATTTATTCATATGGACATAGAAACGTAGTAGGTATTGCTTGGGATTTTAACAACAATACGATGTATGCAACCGAAGCAGGCAGTATTGGAAATGATGAAATAAACATAATCAAATCAGGAGAGAATTACGGTTGGCCAATAGAAGTGTGTGGAAATTTGGAGGAAAGCCTATTTGTTAATGCAGAATTTTGCTTTACTCCCTCTGTGTACCCCGCGGGGATTATAATCAGTAATTCATCGGAACTAAACTATTATGGAAAATTGTT from Candidatus Nitrosocosmicus hydrocola carries:
- a CDS encoding DegT/DnrJ/EryC1/StrS family aminotransferase, giving the protein MIPINKPWLDDDAKQEVLNVLAENSLTSPAKNGGKRVQDFENLLKSYLNVKHVIAVNSGTSAIHASLLSLGIKPGDEVILPSFTFVATANSVVATGAKPVFADINIDDYTIDFADVEKKITDKTKAIVPVHLYGHPSNMDKLNTIAKDKSIKVVEDACQSLGSLYNEKQTGTIGDLGCFSFYASKVLTTGEGGAIVTNDDDIYEELLMIRNHGMVNGYDTRVFGLNLRLPELCAAIGISQMRKLNQMLELRKANAELLFEGLKGFEQNGILKLPKEPENNKFNWYLFTVGFKENSHRELVKNSLLKVGIGATVYYDPPVHKTPYYDDTENKSESNADLLPNTTWAWNHVLSLPVHPLMDKNDLNTIVKTFENSL
- a CDS encoding PQQ-dependent sugar dehydrogenase is translated as MKKYTGIIIGIIVVAISIYTISNTPSDTTILLPSPNFEDRESAVRVMAEGLEYPTNIIVLPDERIVLTEQTGKTLIFNSNGTLLNTIQLPDNYFEEGAGLLGLTADPQFDSNHFLYLYYTYTKNDNNSNNSASNIFNKVIRAQEKNNSLVDIQTIIDNIPASKLHNGGAIKFGPDGKLYISVGDTTDSELSQNLSSFAGKILRLDPDGTIPNDNPFDNSSIYSYGHRNVVGIAWDFNNNTMYATEAGSIGNDEINIIKSGENYGWPIEVCGNLEESLFVNAEFCFTPSVYPAGIIISNSSELNYYGKLLVATIKGEHLRSIDPITKDQSAILTGYGNIKDITEDKNGSLYIITNNRGFFDDSGSDRILKIIRNE